CTGTTATTGACAAGAATGCTATTAGAGATAGAAAGGGAAAAAAGAATGTATTTGTAGTAAATGGTAATGTGGTAAAAGAACAGGAAATCAGGATAAAGGGGGAGTTTGGTAATTTTTTAGAGGTGTTGGAAGGGGTAAATGTAGGGGAAAAAGTGGTTCTCAATCCCCCGTCAAAACTTAAAGATGGTTCAAAAATAAAGGTCCTTGAAAGATAGTTCCATAAAAGCATGGATGAAAAACCTCCCATAGTAGATATCATAAACATAAGCAAATCTTATAAAAGGGGTATTCAGGTCGTCCCTGTTTTGAATGATATAACCTTTTCCATCCCAGAAGGTGAATTTACTGCCCTTATGGGTCCATCTGGTTCAGGCAAAACCACGCTTTTGAATCTCATTGCAGGAATAGACAGACCTGATAAAGGTGCCATTGTGATAGCTGAGATGGATATCACAAAGCTCTCAGAATCAGAGCTTGCTGACTGGAGGGCAGAACATGTAGGTTTTGTTTTCCAATTTTACAATCTCATACCTGTCCTCAATGCCATAGAAAATGTGGAACTACCTTTGCTTTTGACAGGTCTTTCTAAAAAGGAAAGAAGAGAGCATTGTGAAATAGCATTAAAGGTTGTGGGTCTTGAAGATAGGATGGACCACTATCCTGGTGAACTCTCAGGTGGACAGCAACAGAGGGTTGCCATTGCAAGGGCAATTGTCACAGACCCTACCATTATAGTAGCAGATGAACCAACAGGTGATCTGGATAGAAGATCTGCAGAAGAGATAATGGAACTCCTCGAAAGGCTTAATCTTGAATCCGGCAAGACCATCATCATGGTTACCCATGACCCGAG
This is a stretch of genomic DNA from Syntrophorhabdaceae bacterium. It encodes these proteins:
- a CDS encoding ABC transporter ATP-binding protein, which translates into the protein MDEKPPIVDIINISKSYKRGIQVVPVLNDITFSIPEGEFTALMGPSGSGKTTLLNLIAGIDRPDKGAIVIAEMDITKLSESELADWRAEHVGFVFQFYNLIPVLNAIENVELPLLLTGLSKKERREHCEIALKVVGLEDRMDHYPGELSGGQQQRVAIARAIVTDPTIIVADEPTGDLDRRSAEEIMELLERLNLESGKTIIMVTHDPRAAKKARAIKYLDKGVLDNNVLIEAAYKECIKT